The following proteins come from a genomic window of Natronosalvus vescus:
- the mnhG gene encoding monovalent cation/H(+) antiporter subunit G, whose amino-acid sequence MIETLYVGAIVVLLALGVFFTFVSAVGVLRLPDVYARAHTASQTDTLGAGLALAAVALALGWQHATVYTVLLLFFVFITNPTAAHAIARSAADMGIEPWTADDGEANERLESDGGADKADERDDAPSQDATGGDNR is encoded by the coding sequence GTGATCGAGACGCTCTACGTGGGCGCGATCGTCGTACTCCTCGCACTGGGGGTGTTCTTCACGTTCGTCTCCGCGGTGGGCGTGCTCCGACTGCCGGACGTCTACGCCAGGGCGCACACCGCATCCCAGACGGACACGCTCGGGGCCGGTCTCGCCCTGGCCGCCGTCGCCCTCGCACTGGGCTGGCAGCACGCGACGGTGTACACCGTCCTCTTGCTGTTTTTCGTGTTCATCACGAACCCGACGGCGGCTCACGCCATCGCCCGCTCGGCGGCCGATATGGGGATCGAACCCTGGACGGCCGACGATGGGGAGGCGAACGAGCGCCTCGAGAGCGACGGCGGCGCCGACAAAGCCGACGAACGTGACGATGCGCCGTCACAGGACGCCACCGGGGGTGATAACCGATGA